A genome region from Maridesulfovibrio salexigens DSM 2638 includes the following:
- a CDS encoding AraC family transcriptional regulator gives MGKNKKDWARLWKPVKESRVSLYKAEIQTFSFKKHSHESYALGVIEDGVQQFRLGGAKRVAPASAMIAINPGEVHDGESAVPDGCRYRVAYFNDELLSDIFFGLYGDRRSVSYFKSPVLFDRDVSSALLHAHQFMEGAQKNMLAAESLMMQVVAEVFLRHGDESRSPCPVIRNTEAVKKAVNYIRKNAAENISVNDIAAVAGLSPYYFLRQFKAITGLPPHAYLMQCRVYLARRAVDQGVPLLDAALQAGFADQAHFSRSFKAIHGFSPSQYQKDLHI, from the coding sequence ATGGGAAAAAATAAAAAAGATTGGGCCAGATTATGGAAGCCTGTAAAAGAGAGCAGGGTGTCTCTTTACAAGGCGGAGATCCAGACTTTTTCATTCAAGAAGCACAGCCATGAGAGTTATGCCTTGGGTGTTATTGAAGATGGTGTCCAGCAGTTTCGACTCGGTGGTGCCAAGCGCGTTGCTCCGGCTTCGGCAATGATTGCTATCAACCCCGGCGAGGTTCATGACGGAGAATCCGCAGTCCCTGATGGGTGCCGCTATCGTGTTGCTTATTTCAATGATGAGCTGCTCAGCGATATTTTTTTCGGTCTCTATGGTGATAGGCGCAGTGTTTCGTATTTTAAATCTCCAGTACTTTTTGACCGGGATGTGTCTTCTGCTTTGCTCCATGCACATCAATTCATGGAAGGAGCCCAGAAGAACATGCTGGCGGCAGAAAGCTTGATGATGCAGGTTGTTGCGGAAGTCTTTTTGCGTCACGGAGATGAAAGCCGGTCTCCATGCCCGGTTATACGCAATACAGAAGCCGTGAAAAAAGCTGTAAACTATATCCGTAAAAATGCGGCTGAGAATATTTCTGTGAATGATATTGCCGCTGTTGCAGGGCTTTCACCATATTATTTTTTGCGGCAGTTCAAGGCCATCACCGGCCTCCCTCCTCATGCCTATCTCATGCAGTGTCGAGTTTATCTAGCCCGTAGAGCAGTGGACCAAGGTGTTCCGCTTCTTGATGCTGCTTTACAGGCCGGATTCGCTGATCAGGCTCATTTCTCACGCAGCTTCAAAGCGATTCACGGATTTTCTCCCAGCCAATATCAAAAAGATTTGCATATCTGA
- a CDS encoding RNA polymerase sigma factor yields MVKQLVFNEIYDEYYSKIHHYLKGFVGEHEAEEITQIVFEKINKGLDTFKGNSKLSTWIYMIATKTALDKLKSSSFKHSYAGPLAPLQIHLPEIEEIVSKANDNIGSPDRVLIRDEMNDCIREFIDRLPPDYRTVVILNKIEGFTHKEIAEILKISVETAKIRLHRAKAKLKKSLEVGCDFYINERNEFACDRKQATKDLV; encoded by the coding sequence ATGGTCAAACAACTCGTTTTCAATGAAATTTATGATGAATATTATTCAAAGATTCATCATTACCTAAAGGGATTTGTCGGCGAGCACGAAGCAGAAGAAATTACCCAGATAGTATTTGAGAAGATTAATAAGGGTCTGGATACGTTCAAAGGAAACTCGAAGTTATCCACCTGGATTTATATGATTGCTACAAAAACTGCTCTGGACAAATTGAAATCATCATCATTCAAACATTCTTATGCTGGTCCGCTTGCGCCTCTCCAGATTCATTTGCCTGAAATCGAAGAAATTGTTTCCAAGGCCAACGACAATATAGGCTCGCCTGACAGAGTTTTAATTCGTGATGAAATGAATGATTGCATCAGGGAGTTTATTGACAGGCTGCCGCCTGACTATAGAACGGTCGTTATCCTTAATAAAATCGAAGGATTTACACATAAGGAGATAGCTGAAATTCTCAAGATATCAGTTGAAACAGCTAAAATCAGACTTCATAGGGCAAAAGCCAAATTGAAAAAGAGTCTTGAAGTTGGTTGCGATTTTTATATTAATGAAAGAAATGAATTCGCTTGTGATCGAAAGCAGGCAACTAAAGATTTAGTTTGA
- a CDS encoding MerR family transcriptional regulator encodes MSGQSKEKIYKIGQAAKLVGLKSYVLRFWEGEFEQLEPIRTESGQRLYNDGHIALISRIKTLLHDEGLTIEGARKRLDSPEDITVDVFQDAGSLASDAVAQMPLFSHEESREEQNKEVLREIRDELLELKKMLN; translated from the coding sequence ATGAGCGGGCAGAGTAAAGAAAAAATATATAAGATCGGGCAGGCAGCCAAGCTTGTGGGCCTTAAATCGTACGTGTTGCGGTTTTGGGAGGGCGAGTTTGAGCAGCTGGAGCCGATTCGTACGGAATCCGGTCAGCGCTTGTATAATGACGGGCATATTGCATTGATCAGCCGGATCAAGACTTTGCTGCATGACGAGGGTTTGACCATTGAGGGAGCACGCAAGAGACTTGATTCCCCGGAGGACATCACTGTAGATGTTTTTCAGGATGCAGGTTCCTTGGCTTCAGATGCTGTCGCTCAGATGCCTCTTTTCAGCCACGAAGAGTCCAGAGAAGAGCAGAATAAAGAAGTGCTGCGCGAAATTAGGGATGAATTGCTGGAATTAAAAAAAATGTTGAATTGA
- a CDS encoding DUF3108 domain-containing protein, which produces MQKYLYDHMVRSLLAAGFLSAVLTIFFACAAHAESKLPFHPGEKIEYNLYWTVFHAGYAELTTSKGNGTSGPIFNATARTNDFVDVFYKVRNRIESITTPGMDSALYYFKKQREGDYHRDITLRFDWNTFSVTRYGSDGTFRQKLPIYPGEHDPLSILFSFRTQPLEEGYEFVCPITDGKKSVIGRAMVTGRETITVAGKEYDTFVVEPEIKDLGGVFKKSPDATLKMWFTADELRIPVKVKSEVSVGHFSVELSKYTPGDPEVEF; this is translated from the coding sequence ATGCAGAAATATTTATACGATCACATGGTTAGGTCTCTGCTCGCAGCTGGCTTTTTGAGTGCCGTACTTACTATTTTCTTTGCCTGCGCAGCGCATGCAGAATCCAAACTTCCCTTCCATCCCGGAGAAAAAATTGAATACAATCTTTACTGGACTGTATTTCATGCCGGATATGCGGAGCTGACCACATCAAAAGGTAACGGGACATCCGGTCCTATATTCAATGCAACGGCCCGCACAAATGATTTCGTGGATGTGTTTTACAAGGTGAGAAATCGAATTGAATCCATTACTACTCCGGGCATGGATTCGGCTCTTTATTATTTTAAAAAACAGCGCGAAGGGGACTACCATAGGGATATAACCTTGCGTTTCGACTGGAATACCTTTTCAGTAACCAGATACGGTTCAGACGGGACTTTTCGCCAGAAGTTGCCCATCTATCCCGGCGAGCATGATCCTCTGTCCATCCTCTTTTCATTTCGTACCCAGCCTTTGGAAGAAGGTTACGAGTTTGTCTGTCCGATAACAGACGGTAAAAAATCGGTCATTGGTCGGGCTATGGTTACGGGAAGAGAGACCATCACTGTTGCAGGTAAAGAGTATGATACATTCGTGGTCGAGCCTGAGATTAAAGATCTGGGCGGCGTTTTCAAGAAAAGCCCCGACGCGACACTCAAAATGTGGTTCACGGCGGATGAATTGCGCATTCCGGTAAAAGTTAAAAGTGAAGTTTCAGTAGGTCATTTCTCTGTTGAGCTTTCAAAATATACTCCCGGTGATCCAGAGGTAGAATTCTGA
- a CDS encoding helix-turn-helix domain-containing protein: MRENVLYDVLVREMNHVKSGMKCPENAALSVMNEFAHESVYVSTRFLKHAGLAAKVAQLKDYGVENADIAERLGISKRHVRRLYASMKN; this comes from the coding sequence ATGAGGGAGAATGTACTCTACGATGTTCTGGTTCGGGAAATGAACCATGTAAAATCAGGAATGAAGTGTCCGGAAAATGCTGCCTTAAGTGTTATGAACGAATTTGCTCATGAAAGCGTTTACGTTTCAACTCGCTTTTTAAAGCATGCCGGGCTGGCTGCAAAGGTAGCTCAACTTAAAGATTATGGTGTGGAAAATGCTGATATTGCTGAAAGATTGGGAATAAGCAAACGGCACGTGCGCAGGCTCTACGCCTCAATGAAGAATTGA
- the tdh gene encoding L-threonine 3-dehydrogenase has translation MSTMKALVKSKAEEGIWMEEVPVPECGHNDVLIKVKKTAICGTDIHIYNWDSWAQQTIPVPMVVGHEFVGTIEKMGGEVQGLALGDRVSAEGHVTCGHCRNCRAGKRHLCRNTIGVGVNRPGCFAEYVCVPAVNVFKLNDAITDDVASIFDPLGNAVHTALSFDLVGEDVLITGAGPIGMMAVAVARHAGARHVVITDINDYRLDLAGKMGATRTVNVTKEKLEDVMNELGMTEGFDVGLEMSGSPAAFGEMLDKMNHGGNIALLGILPDNTAIDWNQVVFKGLKLKGIYGREMFETWYKMASMLQSSLDVTPAITHHFKIDDFQKGFDVMRSGQSGKVILDWTK, from the coding sequence ATGAGCACCATGAAAGCCCTCGTTAAGAGCAAAGCTGAAGAAGGCATCTGGATGGAAGAAGTTCCGGTTCCGGAATGCGGTCACAACGATGTTCTGATCAAAGTAAAGAAAACCGCTATCTGCGGAACAGATATCCACATCTACAACTGGGACAGCTGGGCACAGCAGACTATTCCCGTCCCAATGGTTGTTGGTCATGAATTTGTCGGTACCATTGAAAAAATGGGCGGCGAAGTTCAGGGACTTGCTCTTGGTGACCGCGTTTCCGCTGAAGGTCACGTTACCTGCGGACACTGCCGTAACTGTCGCGCAGGCAAGCGCCACCTCTGCCGCAACACCATCGGTGTAGGTGTAAACCGCCCCGGATGCTTTGCCGAATACGTATGCGTTCCCGCTGTCAACGTATTCAAGCTGAATGACGCCATCACTGATGATGTGGCCTCCATCTTCGACCCCCTTGGAAACGCTGTCCACACAGCTCTTTCCTTTGACCTCGTTGGTGAAGACGTTCTCATCACCGGAGCTGGCCCCATCGGAATGATGGCCGTAGCCGTTGCCCGCCACGCAGGTGCAAGACATGTTGTCATCACCGACATCAATGACTACCGCCTTGATCTGGCCGGTAAAATGGGTGCAACCCGTACCGTCAACGTGACTAAGGAAAAGCTGGAAGATGTCATGAACGAACTGGGCATGACTGAAGGCTTTGACGTAGGTCTTGAAATGTCCGGCAGCCCCGCCGCATTCGGCGAAATGCTGGATAAGATGAACCATGGCGGCAACATCGCACTGCTGGGAATTCTCCCGGACAACACCGCTATTGACTGGAACCAGGTAGTGTTCAAGGGTCTGAAACTTAAAGGCATCTACGGACGTGAAATGTTTGAGACATGGTACAAAATGGCTTCCATGCTCCAGTCCAGCCTTGATGTAACCCCCGCAATTACCCACCACTTCAAAATCGACGACTTCCAAAAAGGTTTTGACGTGATGCGCAGCGGTCAGTCCGGAAAAGTAATCCTCGACTGGACCAAATAA
- a CDS encoding complement resistance protein TraT, whose product MKILRKLFLLCMVLSLVGCGAARTAIQKKDLSVETKMSAAVVLEPLAPSERIAYVRVRDASGNGLRQSMLQTLSSQLGMEGIKITNNPKEANLMLHATILQAGKTTKEEAYSSLRAGFSGALAGAGTAAVLGASGYGIGGAALAGSAIAFLADTMVQDVYYSFVVDVELRERPIAGDKYANSADTVAQSGTSTTINSSVVRGENYKWIIYKTRIVTIANKVNLKFEEALPLVQKKTSYSIAECLL is encoded by the coding sequence ATGAAAATACTTAGAAAATTATTTTTACTATGTATGGTTCTATCACTTGTTGGTTGTGGTGCTGCTCGTACTGCTATTCAGAAAAAAGATCTGTCAGTTGAAACTAAAATGTCCGCAGCAGTTGTTTTGGAGCCGTTAGCTCCTTCTGAGCGAATTGCTTATGTCAGGGTTCGTGATGCGAGCGGTAATGGCTTGCGTCAGTCTATGCTCCAGACTCTGTCCAGTCAGCTTGGTATGGAAGGAATAAAAATTACGAATAATCCAAAAGAAGCTAACCTTATGCTTCATGCTACAATTCTTCAGGCAGGCAAAACTACAAAAGAGGAAGCTTATTCTTCGCTGAGAGCTGGTTTTTCTGGAGCCCTGGCTGGTGCGGGAACCGCAGCAGTGCTCGGCGCTAGCGGATATGGTATCGGTGGTGCAGCTTTGGCTGGTTCTGCTATAGCATTTCTTGCAGATACAATGGTGCAAGATGTGTATTATTCTTTCGTAGTTGATGTAGAGCTTAGAGAAAGACCAATTGCTGGTGATAAATATGCGAACAGTGCTGACACTGTAGCTCAGTCTGGAACCAGCACCACTATTAACAGTAGTGTCGTTCGCGGTGAAAATTATAAATGGATCATTTATAAAACACGAATTGTGACAATCGCAAACAAGGTAAATTTAAAATTCGAAGAAGCTTTGCCTTTGGTCCAAAAGAAAACTTCATATAGTATTGCAGAGTGCTTGCTTTAG
- a CDS encoding GNAT family N-acetyltransferase: protein MSLIHGVDNTSCRSHIIREAVPNDLDFVMQLERECFAEKRQSSKRSLQNSISSTSQLVLIIESSTGRKKNVKMGAAVIIHYKRSIRIYSLAIDRNYRKTGVGEALVRHIINFASSHGYERISLEADINNPRLVDWYNKFGFEAARALPDYYGPGESGLRMSLVLSTQKTVQDRLLIVTDDVRSLKKWSSELTLCSAQDYLSDHNYAKSNRFHILNICNSYKIHSLGYYVSLLANARNHMVIPSVVNMKDVTTPMVAQSLLDEIENYLAAKLSLITKQNFSLTIIMGKSSDQRFSELAQKLFRLFSIPFFSLCLQRKDRWVVKKIKVLSVKNVMAEHEHLLQEALGEYSAKKRYTRPRLKHFKYDLAILVNPEEKTPPSCPDALDRFRKAAEKTGFYVEFITKADKRRICEFDALFIRETTAIENHTYAISRHAYTEGLVVIDDPWSIMLCSNKVFLHEKLGSEGICQPRGWLLTKKDISEKRTQSLVFPLVLKLPESSFSQGVYRVDSHAELQERLNEMLKKSDLVIAQEFLVSEYDWRIGVLDNKPIFACKYFMAKNHWQIYNWDSSDAVDFSGQHEAVRIDQVPPSILKAAVRSSSLIGNGFYGVDLKEIGGKAYVIEVNDNPNVDFGIEDQLLGNELYERIMQSIFDRIELERQQIRYIS from the coding sequence GTGAGCCTGATACACGGAGTGGATAACACTTCATGCCGATCCCATATCATTCGGGAGGCGGTTCCTAACGACTTAGACTTTGTAATGCAGCTTGAACGTGAGTGCTTTGCGGAGAAACGCCAGAGTTCAAAGCGAAGCCTGCAAAACAGCATATCCAGCACCAGCCAGCTTGTGTTGATCATTGAAAGCTCCACCGGACGTAAAAAAAACGTTAAAATGGGTGCAGCCGTAATTATCCATTACAAACGCTCAATTCGAATATATTCACTGGCCATCGACAGAAATTATAGAAAAACGGGAGTTGGCGAAGCCCTCGTTAGGCACATCATCAACTTTGCATCCAGTCATGGATATGAACGGATTTCACTTGAAGCTGACATTAACAATCCGAGACTGGTCGACTGGTACAATAAATTTGGGTTTGAGGCGGCAAGAGCCCTGCCAGACTACTATGGACCGGGAGAATCCGGACTCAGGATGTCTCTGGTGCTCTCTACCCAAAAAACAGTTCAGGACAGATTACTTATAGTTACAGATGATGTCAGATCATTGAAGAAATGGTCTTCGGAACTGACTTTATGCTCTGCCCAAGACTACCTTTCGGACCATAACTATGCAAAATCCAATAGATTTCATATATTAAACATCTGTAATTCTTACAAAATCCACTCATTGGGGTATTATGTCTCTTTGCTGGCTAACGCACGCAATCACATGGTTATTCCGTCCGTTGTAAACATGAAAGATGTCACAACTCCTATGGTTGCGCAAAGCCTCCTTGATGAAATCGAGAATTATCTTGCGGCAAAGTTGTCACTTATAACAAAGCAGAACTTCTCCCTGACAATTATCATGGGTAAATCGAGCGACCAGCGATTTAGTGAACTGGCTCAGAAGTTGTTCCGCCTTTTTTCGATTCCATTCTTCAGTCTATGTCTTCAGCGCAAAGACCGTTGGGTAGTGAAAAAGATTAAAGTGCTGTCTGTAAAAAATGTTATGGCTGAGCATGAACATTTGCTGCAGGAAGCTTTGGGTGAATACAGTGCGAAAAAACGCTATACCCGTCCACGGCTCAAGCATTTCAAATATGATCTGGCAATTCTGGTAAACCCGGAAGAGAAAACTCCCCCTTCCTGTCCTGATGCACTTGATAGATTCAGGAAAGCAGCGGAAAAAACTGGTTTTTACGTGGAATTCATTACCAAAGCTGACAAACGTCGAATATGCGAGTTCGATGCCCTTTTTATTAGAGAAACAACAGCAATTGAAAACCATACATATGCCATATCGCGGCATGCATACACAGAAGGTCTTGTCGTAATTGACGACCCATGGTCCATAATGCTTTGCTCAAACAAAGTATTCCTCCATGAGAAACTTGGCAGCGAAGGGATTTGTCAGCCACGCGGATGGCTACTCACCAAGAAAGACATCTCTGAGAAACGCACTCAATCGTTAGTGTTTCCGCTGGTCTTAAAACTTCCTGAGAGCTCATTCTCTCAGGGAGTATATCGAGTTGATTCACACGCCGAGTTGCAGGAGCGTTTAAATGAGATGCTGAAAAAATCAGATCTGGTTATTGCTCAGGAATTCCTCGTCTCGGAATATGACTGGCGGATTGGCGTTCTCGACAATAAGCCGATCTTCGCATGCAAGTACTTTATGGCTAAGAATCATTGGCAAATATACAACTGGGATTCATCCGATGCGGTCGATTTCAGCGGCCAACATGAAGCTGTCCGCATAGATCAGGTGCCACCTTCAATCCTAAAGGCTGCGGTAAGGTCATCATCGCTTATCGGAAATGGTTTTTACGGTGTGGATCTTAAGGAGATAGGCGGTAAGGCCTATGTAATCGAAGTAAACGACAACCCGAATGTCGATTTCGGTATCGAGGACCAATTGCTCGGCAATGAGTTATACGAGCGAATTATGCAATCTATTTTCGACCGGATCGAATTGGAACGCCAACAAATCCGGTATATTTCTTAA
- a CDS encoding AsmA family protein produces the protein MSKAVKIVVAAVAGLVLVVAVAMVLAVILINPNDYKGDIADAVRDKTGRELVFDGDLELSVFPWIGVKTGGISLSNAAGFSEKNMFSLKSADVSLKLLPLISGKVELKNVDVVDLQLFLMRNKAGVTNWDDLTGDKKSKPEEPKKSSPGKTELNLSAGGVNIQNARVVWDDRKEDVRQAVDDCDIIVEGFAPGSPFSFNVHVLLSSTKPEVKADINTTGKASISADFKQLSVKGLSVVVDGSGKAVPGGQGQVKVSGDAVLDMIKGSADVVGLVLDAYGMKAQGSLAAKGLNSKSMNFSGDMSIPGFNLKDTLDKMGMGVETADSKALTSVGMDFNYAGTNKSVEIKDLQVNLDATTIKGLFSFANPERPDIVAQLGIDKINVDNYLPPATEKKVEKKEEKPAENKSAESKEELIPVDLLRKLTLKADLNIKELIAKKAKVTEIVVRARAKDGVLTVKPASFNVAKGAFTSSAVVDVRGKTPLMSVTAGLTGLDGADLSQQMTGEDKFSGHMSFNTGLKTSGNDMKTVYSNLNGDLGFKVLDGYVSGFDLLYLAGDAFSVLTGGAFGKRDSKRTEFGEVSATAKIKNGVADNRDLLLKSPLLRAAGAGKLDLNTMKIDYGLDAKVVGTLEGQGGKGMQDLVGLTVPMTITGDVVDPTVMVDLPRFAAILAKSGFKVVGSVIEGVGDVLEGIGNTFTGKKKSGSGEETEKNPVQELGGAIKKLF, from the coding sequence ATGAGTAAAGCAGTAAAAATTGTTGTAGCAGCAGTTGCAGGTCTGGTGCTGGTTGTAGCCGTGGCTATGGTCCTAGCCGTAATCTTGATTAATCCTAATGATTATAAAGGGGACATCGCGGATGCTGTGCGCGATAAGACCGGACGCGAGCTTGTTTTTGATGGTGACTTGGAACTTTCGGTTTTTCCTTGGATAGGGGTAAAGACCGGAGGAATATCTCTTTCCAATGCTGCCGGTTTTTCTGAAAAGAATATGTTCAGCCTTAAATCTGCTGATGTCAGTCTAAAGCTTTTGCCGCTTATTTCCGGCAAGGTAGAGCTTAAAAATGTTGATGTTGTTGATTTACAGCTCTTTTTGATGCGCAACAAGGCTGGAGTGACTAACTGGGATGATCTGACCGGAGACAAAAAGAGTAAGCCTGAAGAGCCGAAAAAATCTTCTCCCGGTAAAACAGAACTGAATCTTTCTGCGGGTGGGGTGAATATCCAGAACGCCCGTGTGGTCTGGGACGACCGTAAGGAAGATGTCCGGCAGGCAGTCGATGATTGCGATATAATAGTTGAAGGCTTTGCTCCGGGCAGTCCTTTTAGTTTCAATGTCCACGTACTTCTTTCTTCCACTAAGCCTGAAGTCAAAGCGGATATCAATACCACAGGTAAAGCCTCCATTTCCGCAGATTTTAAGCAGCTCAGCGTGAAAGGGTTGAGTGTTGTGGTTGATGGCAGTGGTAAGGCTGTTCCCGGAGGTCAGGGTCAGGTCAAGGTTTCCGGTGATGCGGTTCTTGATATGATTAAAGGCAGTGCCGATGTTGTCGGATTGGTTCTTGATGCTTACGGCATGAAGGCTCAAGGTTCACTTGCTGCAAAGGGCTTGAATTCCAAGTCTATGAATTTTTCAGGCGATATGAGTATTCCCGGCTTCAACTTGAAGGATACGCTGGATAAAATGGGAATGGGAGTGGAAACTGCGGATAGCAAAGCTCTGACTTCTGTGGGTATGGATTTTAACTACGCAGGTACGAATAAGTCAGTCGAAATCAAGGATTTGCAGGTTAATCTTGATGCTACTACCATTAAGGGCTTGTTCTCCTTTGCCAACCCGGAACGGCCAGACATTGTGGCCCAGCTCGGCATTGATAAGATCAATGTGGATAATTACCTGCCCCCCGCAACAGAGAAAAAGGTTGAAAAGAAAGAAGAAAAACCTGCGGAGAATAAATCTGCCGAGTCCAAAGAAGAGCTTATTCCTGTGGACTTGCTTCGTAAGCTTACTCTTAAAGCAGATCTGAACATAAAAGAGCTTATAGCCAAGAAAGCCAAAGTAACTGAGATCGTAGTTCGTGCCCGTGCTAAGGACGGGGTGCTGACTGTAAAGCCTGCCTCATTCAATGTGGCCAAGGGTGCTTTTACTTCTTCCGCAGTAGTGGATGTTCGCGGTAAGACACCGCTTATGTCTGTAACTGCGGGGCTGACCGGATTGGATGGTGCGGATCTGTCGCAGCAGATGACCGGTGAAGATAAGTTCTCCGGGCATATGAGTTTTAATACCGGGTTGAAGACAAGCGGTAATGATATGAAGACCGTTTATTCCAACCTGAATGGTGATCTTGGATTTAAAGTTCTGGACGGTTACGTGTCCGGCTTTGACCTTCTTTATCTCGCAGGCGATGCTTTCTCTGTCTTGACTGGAGGAGCTTTCGGTAAGCGCGATAGCAAGCGGACGGAGTTCGGTGAGGTCTCTGCCACCGCCAAAATTAAAAATGGTGTTGCGGATAACCGTGACCTGTTGCTTAAATCTCCGTTGCTGCGTGCTGCCGGTGCCGGCAAGCTTGATTTGAACACAATGAAGATTGACTACGGATTGGATGCAAAAGTTGTCGGCACCCTTGAAGGGCAGGGCGGCAAAGGTATGCAGGATCTCGTAGGATTGACCGTTCCCATGACCATCACCGGTGATGTTGTTGATCCTACTGTTATGGTTGATCTGCCTCGCTTTGCTGCCATTTTAGCCAAGTCCGGTTTTAAGGTTGTAGGTAGTGTGATCGAGGGTGTCGGTGATGTTCTCGAAGGAATAGGCAATACTTTTACCGGAAAGAAAAAGTCCGGTTCCGGTGAGGAAACTGAGAAGAATCCTGTCCAGGAACTTGGTGGAGCTATTAAAAAACTGTTTTAA
- a CDS encoding putative zinc-binding protein encodes MTDTFTLEVTKTDKVCAAGEKFGRKSQEENLTPVFSCEGGCIKGEIARQTANLIAKADGYARACHGELFSVPHSDLAKWIRQAEKVVVIDGCSLFCHSRMADKIIDKDKLVVIDSLSIHQKYANLMDVDDVPEEERRQTAEEVANIILSNLKEGISFEKSDQACSECCNPQVSNDCCS; translated from the coding sequence ATGACTGATACATTTACACTGGAAGTTACAAAAACTGACAAAGTTTGTGCCGCAGGAGAGAAATTCGGACGCAAGAGTCAGGAAGAAAATTTAACCCCTGTTTTTTCATGTGAAGGAGGCTGTATCAAGGGAGAAATTGCCCGACAGACTGCGAACCTTATTGCCAAGGCAGACGGATATGCCCGAGCTTGTCATGGAGAGTTGTTTTCCGTCCCTCACTCTGATCTGGCCAAATGGATCAGGCAAGCAGAAAAGGTAGTAGTTATTGATGGCTGCTCCTTGTTTTGCCATAGTAGAATGGCAGATAAAATCATAGACAAGGACAAACTGGTCGTAATTGATTCCCTTTCCATTCACCAAAAATACGCAAACCTGATGGATGTTGACGATGTGCCTGAGGAGGAAAGAAGGCAGACAGCTGAGGAGGTTGCAAATATTATCCTTTCCAACTTGAAAGAGGGCATTTCCTTCGAAAAAAGCGACCAAGCTTGTTCCGAATGCTGCAATCCTCAAGTCAGTAACGACTGTTGTTCCTAA
- a CDS encoding glycine C-acetyltransferase, giving the protein MKNNLLQALSAQTEELKANGLYKDERIITSQQQALISVKGGQEVLNFCANNYLGLANNPDLIETGKKALDKYGFGLSSVRFICGTQDVHKALEKRISEFLKTEDTILYSSCFDANGGLFETILSKEDAVISDALNHASIIDGVRLCKAQRFRYKNNDMADLEEQLKAAEDCRYKLIVTDGVFSMDGIIADLKSICDLADKYGALVMVDDSHAVGFIGENGRGTPEYCGVLDRVDIITGTLGKALGGASGGYTSGRKEIIEWLRQRSRPYLFSNTLAPVIASTSIAVLDMIAEKPELRERLNENSKIFRTRMEEAGFDLVPGNHPIIPVMLGDAVLAQKVAEGLLKEGIYVIGFSFPVVPRGQARIRTQMSAAHTPEQVNRAVDAFIKVGRELDIIK; this is encoded by the coding sequence ATGAAAAATAATTTACTTCAGGCACTTTCAGCCCAGACCGAAGAGCTGAAAGCCAATGGCCTTTACAAAGATGAAAGAATCATAACATCCCAGCAACAGGCCCTTATTTCGGTTAAGGGCGGTCAGGAAGTACTCAATTTCTGTGCTAACAACTATCTGGGACTGGCTAACAACCCTGATCTAATTGAAACGGGCAAAAAAGCTCTGGATAAATATGGCTTCGGACTCTCTTCAGTACGTTTCATTTGCGGAACGCAGGATGTCCACAAAGCGCTGGAAAAAAGAATCAGCGAATTTCTCAAAACCGAAGACACAATTCTTTACAGCTCCTGCTTTGACGCCAATGGCGGTCTTTTCGAAACAATCCTCTCCAAAGAAGATGCGGTTATCAGCGATGCCCTGAACCATGCATCAATCATTGACGGCGTGCGCCTTTGTAAGGCCCAGCGCTTTCGTTACAAAAACAACGACATGGCTGACCTTGAAGAGCAGCTCAAAGCTGCTGAAGACTGCCGTTACAAACTGATCGTCACCGACGGTGTTTTCTCTATGGACGGCATTATCGCAGACCTCAAATCCATCTGTGATCTGGCGGACAAGTACGGTGCGCTGGTTATGGTTGACGATTCCCATGCAGTGGGCTTCATCGGAGAAAACGGTCGCGGTACCCCTGAGTACTGCGGTGTGCTGGACCGTGTAGATATCATCACCGGAACCCTCGGCAAAGCCCTCGGCGGTGCTTCCGGCGGCTACACTTCCGGACGCAAGGAAATCATTGAATGGCTGCGTCAAAGATCCCGCCCATATCTCTTTTCCAACACCCTTGCTCCTGTAATTGCCTCCACTTCCATTGCTGTTCTGGACATGATTGCAGAAAAACCGGAACTCCGTGAAAGACTTAACGAAAACAGCAAAATATTCCGTACCCGCATGGAAGAAGCCGGTTTTGACCTCGTACCTGGCAATCACCCGATCATCCCCGTAATGCTCGGCGATGCTGTTCTGGCCCAGAAAGTGGCCGAAGGACTGCTCAAGGAAGGCATTTACGTAATCGGATTCAGCTTCCCGGTCGTTCCCCGCGGACAGGCACGCATCAGGACTCAGATGTCCGCCGCGCATACCCCGGAACAGGTTAACAGAGCGGTTGATGCTTTCATCAAAGTCGGCCGTGAACTCGACATCATTAAATAA